The Candidatus Parvarchaeota archaeon genomic sequence TGCTGTCCGAAAAAAACAGGCTAGGGTTTTACATACCACAGGGCTTTGCCCACGGTTTTGCAAGCATGGAGGAAGGGTCGCAGGTGGTTTATCTTGCCGATGCGCCGCAGCAGCCGTCTTGTGAAACAGGCGTAAGGCATGAT encodes the following:
- a CDS encoding dTDP-4-keto-6-deoxy-D-glucose epimerase; the encoded protein is LSEKNRLGFYIPQGFAHGFASMEEGSQVVYLADAPQQPSCETGVRHDDLELGISWPDLGKKIFSARDRQLPALKDARLF